Proteins from a genomic interval of Corynebacterium freiburgense:
- a CDS encoding error-prone DNA polymerase has protein sequence MEWMNARPLSWSKLERILSGKPVGSLTPVNHLSVDARPVERGKSTIAFAELHANSSYNFLRGASNPEMMVASAVELGLAALALIDRDGLYGAVKFAEAAAQYDLPTVFGAELSLPEGVLAVLVRGPEGYRRLSQVITEAKMLGGDKDSMQYPPLAELAARAGKHWQILADHTWAPNIHHLVEHFGADQVALEYQVTGTPIDADHYEILDAIPDLRRIITGNPVAATRADAPLAAAKHVLRGGKRHELHPTGGMWLRNGDTLARACPTMRTHLETTLAIAHECAFPLALVAPNLPPHPIPESYTEATWLAELTRDRAKKRYATRPEDIRVRAEQQIDYELEVIAELTFPGYFLIVSDIMDFCNAQGILAQGRGSSANSAVCFALGITNVEPIQAGLLFERFLSPERDGPPDIDIDIESGRREEVIQYVYQKYGRDNAAQVANVISYRWKGALRDAARACGYPQGTIDGWSRGVDTPPDRVTQLAQKFLGQPRHLGIHSGGMVICDRPIASVVPVEWARMKDRSVVQWDKDDCAAAGLVKFDLLGLGMLEALHHMIDLVFEQHGKTINLWELDLADPEIYAMLSRGDAVGVFQVESRAQLATLPRVQPKEFFDLVVEVALIRPGPIQGGSVHPYIRRRNGHEPVTFDHPCLKPALAKTLGIPLFQEQLMQIARDAAGFTGAEADSLRRAMGSKRSPDKMSALKARFLQGLLETHRIDGEIAENLWNKMLAFAAYGFPESHSQSFAALVYFSAWFKRYYPAEFCVGLLRAQPMGFYSPQSLIADARRHGVGIDPVCIQHSGVEASCNNGRIRLGLNSIAGLGDAERIVQAAPFSDIADLARRAKLKVSEVEALARAGALDCFGISRRQAQWAAGIAATEHEGMLPGLSQITPPALPGMSAFELMAADIAATGITPHAQPISLLRECLDAQGIRRASELLQIEDGRRITVAGVVTHRQRPQTAGNVTFLGMEDETGLINIMISPGLWHRQRRLARTSKALIVRGIVQNASGAATIIADKLEALEPAEFLHRGSRDFR, from the coding sequence ATGGAGTGGATGAATGCGCGGCCGCTGAGCTGGTCAAAATTAGAGCGCATTCTTTCCGGAAAGCCTGTGGGTTCACTCACGCCCGTTAATCATCTAAGCGTGGATGCGCGACCGGTAGAGCGTGGCAAAAGCACCATTGCGTTTGCCGAACTTCATGCAAATAGTAGCTATAACTTTCTGCGAGGCGCTAGTAACCCAGAAATGATGGTTGCTTCCGCTGTAGAACTAGGGTTAGCGGCATTAGCACTTATTGACCGTGACGGACTATATGGAGCGGTGAAGTTTGCGGAAGCAGCAGCTCAATATGATCTACCTACAGTATTCGGGGCGGAACTTTCATTGCCAGAAGGAGTATTGGCAGTATTGGTTCGTGGACCTGAAGGATATCGGCGACTTTCGCAAGTGATTACGGAAGCTAAAATGCTGGGTGGGGATAAAGATAGTATGCAATACCCACCGCTTGCAGAGCTTGCTGCTCGCGCTGGGAAGCACTGGCAAATACTCGCAGACCATACATGGGCACCGAATATTCACCATCTGGTAGAGCACTTTGGTGCAGACCAAGTCGCATTGGAATACCAAGTCACCGGCACCCCAATCGACGCCGATCACTATGAAATATTGGATGCAATTCCAGATTTACGCCGCATTATTACTGGTAATCCTGTCGCCGCAACGCGTGCCGACGCCCCGCTTGCCGCAGCAAAACACGTATTACGCGGTGGCAAACGGCATGAACTTCACCCCACTGGCGGCATGTGGTTACGCAATGGTGACACACTTGCACGTGCTTGCCCAACAATGCGAACCCATCTTGAGACCACGCTTGCAATAGCTCATGAATGCGCATTTCCCTTGGCTCTTGTGGCCCCAAATTTGCCGCCACACCCAATCCCGGAATCCTATACCGAGGCGACATGGCTGGCGGAACTTACCCGAGACCGCGCTAAAAAACGGTACGCGACCCGCCCTGAAGATATTCGTGTCCGAGCTGAACAACAAATTGACTATGAATTAGAAGTAATTGCCGAGCTTACCTTCCCGGGATATTTCCTGATTGTTAGTGACATTATGGACTTTTGTAATGCACAAGGAATCCTTGCACAGGGGCGCGGATCCTCCGCAAATTCAGCAGTGTGTTTTGCACTTGGCATAACAAATGTTGAACCTATTCAAGCCGGGTTACTTTTTGAACGTTTTCTTTCCCCGGAGCGAGACGGGCCGCCCGATATTGATATTGATATTGAATCTGGGAGACGGGAAGAAGTAATTCAATATGTGTATCAAAAGTATGGTCGGGATAATGCAGCACAAGTGGCCAATGTAATAAGCTACCGCTGGAAAGGTGCACTTCGGGATGCTGCCAGGGCGTGTGGGTATCCTCAAGGAACCATTGATGGTTGGTCGCGCGGCGTCGATACGCCGCCGGATCGCGTAACCCAATTGGCGCAGAAATTCCTTGGTCAGCCGCGCCACCTGGGAATACACTCCGGCGGGATGGTTATTTGTGATCGGCCAATAGCAAGCGTGGTCCCGGTGGAGTGGGCGCGTATGAAAGATCGTTCGGTAGTGCAATGGGATAAAGATGATTGTGCCGCCGCTGGGCTAGTAAAATTCGATCTACTCGGATTAGGCATGCTTGAAGCACTCCACCACATGATTGACCTGGTGTTTGAACAACATGGGAAAACAATAAACCTCTGGGAACTCGATCTTGCAGATCCGGAAATCTATGCCATGCTTTCGCGTGGTGACGCCGTTGGCGTATTTCAGGTGGAATCCCGCGCCCAACTAGCCACTCTGCCACGTGTACAGCCAAAAGAATTCTTTGACCTTGTGGTGGAGGTGGCCCTGATACGACCCGGCCCAATTCAAGGTGGCTCGGTACACCCATATATTCGGCGGCGAAATGGTCATGAACCCGTTACATTTGACCACCCATGCCTAAAACCCGCACTTGCAAAAACACTGGGTATACCACTTTTTCAAGAACAACTAATGCAGATCGCCCGTGATGCGGCAGGCTTTACTGGGGCGGAAGCAGATAGTTTACGGCGAGCAATGGGATCTAAACGATCCCCGGACAAAATGTCGGCATTAAAGGCACGGTTTTTACAGGGGCTACTGGAAACTCACCGCATTGATGGCGAAATTGCAGAAAACTTATGGAATAAAATGCTGGCATTTGCCGCATATGGTTTCCCCGAGTCACATTCACAATCATTTGCAGCTTTAGTGTACTTTTCTGCCTGGTTTAAACGCTATTATCCGGCAGAATTTTGTGTGGGACTATTACGGGCCCAACCAATGGGATTCTATTCACCACAATCTTTAATTGCCGACGCCCGCAGACACGGCGTGGGCATTGACCCTGTTTGTATCCAACATTCCGGCGTCGAAGCAAGTTGCAATAATGGGCGCATCCGTTTAGGGCTAAATTCAATTGCAGGCCTAGGTGACGCCGAACGTATCGTGCAAGCTGCTCCGTTTTCCGATATTGCGGACCTGGCCAGGCGTGCCAAACTTAAAGTTAGTGAAGTTGAAGCATTAGCACGTGCTGGTGCCCTCGACTGTTTTGGCATTTCGCGCAGACAGGCGCAATGGGCTGCGGGCATTGCCGCCACCGAGCATGAGGGAATGCTTCCAGGGCTTTCGCAAATAACACCTCCAGCTTTACCGGGGATGTCTGCATTCGAACTCATGGCGGCAGATATTGCAGCTACAGGGATTACACCACACGCTCAACCAATCTCTCTATTGCGAGAATGTCTCGACGCCCAAGGCATCCGACGCGCCAGCGAGTTGTTGCAGATTGAAGATGGCCGCCGCATTACAGTTGCCGGTGTGGTTACACATAGGCAGCGGCCACAAACCGCAGGCAATGTCACATTTTTAGGAATGGAAGACGAAACGGGGCTGATAAATATTATGATTAGCCCCGGACTTTGGCACCGCCAACGAAGACTTGCGCGCACCTCAAAAGCCCTGATAGTTCGAGGAATTGTGCAAAATGCCTCAGGGGCGGCAACAATTATTGCGGATAAACTCGAGGCACTTGAACCTGCAGAATTCCTTCACCGAGGATCTCGTGATTTCCGCTAG
- a CDS encoding ABC transporter permease: MTYLRVISIFLRCRLRHPASIFALLFTPCLFAVMSHFFPEQTVFYAYPAIALSIWGTFLIPQNIIALREDGVFDRLRITTLRSRTIISALLIVDLLVLLCSIVGTLALGWFVFNAPPQGALPPIIGGVLLALLAFQSLGILLSSIFPNNKTANIAGNLLMIVLMLTSGVITLPKQYAQYSPTWQTTSMLTGLWEGAALQEVAVSFYILLAIAITAAALAFKKFRW, encoded by the coding sequence ATGACCTATCTACGTGTAATCTCTATTTTCCTTCGATGCCGGCTCCGCCACCCGGCAAGTATATTCGCATTATTGTTTACACCTTGTTTATTTGCAGTAATGAGCCATTTCTTTCCGGAGCAAACTGTATTTTACGCCTACCCCGCTATCGCATTGTCCATATGGGGCACCTTCTTAATTCCTCAAAATATTATTGCATTGCGGGAAGACGGGGTATTTGATCGACTACGAATCACTACATTACGCTCCCGCACTATTATTTCCGCATTACTTATTGTCGATCTACTAGTTCTTCTTTGCAGTATAGTAGGCACATTGGCACTTGGATGGTTTGTATTTAATGCACCTCCACAAGGAGCATTGCCACCAATTATTGGCGGTGTACTACTAGCATTACTCGCTTTTCAATCGCTAGGAATATTGCTTTCATCGATCTTCCCAAATAACAAAACCGCAAATATTGCTGGCAATCTATTAATGATCGTATTGATGCTTACCTCTGGGGTTATTACACTTCCAAAACAATATGCGCAGTACTCGCCCACTTGGCAAACAACTTCAATGTTGACTGGATTATGGGAAGGCGCCGCCCTTCAAGAAGTAGCAGTATCGTTTTATATCCTTCTTGCCATTGCAATCACCGCAGCTGCCTTGGCTTTTAAAAAATTCCGGTGGTAA